From Candidatus Zymogenaceae bacterium, the proteins below share one genomic window:
- a CDS encoding radical SAM protein, giving the protein MSGSYEQTLRNLAREERSVLESTRGGGYKIILAYPNRYHVAMSNLGFLSVYRMLAERFDVSVERATLPDPKDERALRAAGKPIRSIESQKDLRTFDSILFSISFENDYINVLKILHIAGLPVRASDRTDGHPLIGAGGVAMMINPEALAPFIDFFALGEGEGLIDEVCDDLIAAKRRGLSREETLEELAEIPGVYVPTHFRVTYGADGVIDRIENLKGRSNRVPVRRLDDFHTAPFCSPLVTSGTEFSDMFLVEMERGCPYNCAFCGTKTVYGKVRHRPGGDVIRDIERGAELTSRVGLVGPSVASHPDFISILRHIEKTGMDLGLPSIRTESLGDDDIRLLAELGVRTITIAPETGTERLRSRLGKMMRDEQIMDLVFRAVNAGIAQFRLYFLIGVPEETQEDRDGIVDLVKKIRHRAREKTAGKKQVGRITASINPLVPKPHTPLMWMAMAEPKELLTHIRTLSGKLKKIGGVTTIYEPPKWSYLQCLLARGDRRVADILEAALLSDENWNAAMKKTPINPDFYVLRERGEDETFPWDILDYGVDKPALYSRYKKIIS; this is encoded by the coding sequence GTGAGCGGTTCATACGAACAGACCCTGAGAAACCTCGCCCGGGAGGAGCGGTCCGTTCTCGAAAGCACAAGAGGCGGCGGGTATAAGATCATTCTTGCATATCCGAACCGTTATCATGTCGCCATGAGCAACCTCGGGTTTCTGTCGGTCTACCGGATGCTGGCCGAGCGCTTCGACGTCTCTGTGGAGCGGGCCACGCTGCCGGACCCGAAGGACGAGCGTGCCCTGAGGGCTGCGGGGAAGCCGATCCGCTCAATCGAATCCCAAAAAGACCTCAGAACCTTCGATTCCATCCTCTTTTCCATCTCGTTCGAAAACGACTATATCAACGTACTAAAAATCCTTCACATCGCAGGCCTTCCCGTGCGCGCGTCCGACCGCACCGACGGACATCCCCTGATAGGGGCCGGGGGCGTGGCGATGATGATCAATCCCGAAGCCCTGGCCCCGTTCATAGATTTCTTCGCCCTGGGGGAGGGAGAGGGATTGATCGACGAGGTGTGTGACGACCTGATCGCGGCGAAGCGGAGGGGACTCTCCCGGGAGGAGACGCTGGAGGAATTGGCTGAGATACCGGGCGTGTATGTGCCGACCCACTTTCGTGTTACGTATGGTGCCGACGGCGTCATCGATCGCATTGAAAACCTGAAGGGGAGATCGAACCGCGTCCCGGTCCGGCGCCTCGACGACTTTCACACGGCCCCATTCTGCTCACCCCTGGTGACATCCGGCACCGAGTTTTCCGATATGTTTCTGGTGGAAATGGAAAGAGGCTGCCCCTACAATTGTGCGTTCTGCGGCACGAAGACCGTCTACGGGAAGGTCCGGCACCGTCCCGGCGGGGATGTTATACGAGACATTGAGCGGGGGGCGGAGCTCACCTCCCGGGTGGGCCTGGTGGGACCCTCCGTCGCCTCACATCCCGATTTCATATCGATCCTTCGCCATATCGAGAAGACGGGGATGGATCTTGGGCTTCCATCAATCCGCACGGAATCCCTGGGCGATGACGACATTCGGCTCCTGGCGGAATTGGGCGTGAGGACCATTACGATCGCCCCGGAGACCGGCACGGAACGCCTCAGGAGCAGGCTCGGAAAAATGATGCGGGATGAACAGATCATGGATCTCGTGTTCCGGGCGGTGAATGCCGGGATCGCACAGTTTCGGCTCTATTTTCTTATCGGCGTGCCCGAGGAGACCCAGGAGGACCGGGACGGCATCGTGGACCTGGTAAAAAAGATACGCCATCGGGCGAGGGAAAAAACCGCAGGGAAGAAACAGGTGGGGCGAATCACCGCGTCCATCAATCCGCTGGTGCCCAAGCCGCACACGCCGCTCATGTGGATGGCGATGGCGGAGCCGAAGGAACTTCTGACCCACATCCGAACCCTTTCGGGAAAACTCAAGAAGATCGGGGGTGTTACGACGATATACGAGCCGCCCAAGTGGTCGTATCTCCAGTGCCTTCTCGCCCGGGGCGATCGACGGGTGGCCGATATTTTGGAAGCGGCGCTTCTTTCCGATGAGAATTGGAACGCCGCCATGAAAAAGACGCCGATAAACCCGGATTTCTACGTGCTCAGGGAGCGGGGTGAAGACGAAACATTCCCCTGGGACATCCTCGATTACGGGGTGGATAAGCCCGCCCTCTATTCACGATACAAAAAAATCATATCGTAA
- a CDS encoding periplasmic heavy metal sensor — protein sequence MSRNTLIILLILSVALNLGLIGTMALRHVVTPETTISPDSFGFHTWLGDGMLDDAQRETIDEIISKNQEEMNDIKNELSQKRFELTELMRQDEPDPDAVELKIAEIADLQRELEQMIAEQMMEVHAVLTPEQAEIFTTHMEERLCPGGGYGMGRGRWDDEYDTDDDFRGKGKGKGWRNQNKNNGSGYGSGKGYCP from the coding sequence ATGAGTAGAAACACGCTGATTATCCTGCTGATCCTTTCCGTCGCCCTTAACCTGGGGCTCATCGGCACGATGGCCCTCAGGCACGTCGTCACGCCGGAAACGACGATCTCTCCCGATTCGTTCGGATTTCATACCTGGCTGGGAGACGGCATGCTGGATGACGCACAGCGGGAGACCATCGACGAGATCATCTCAAAAAACCAAGAGGAGATGAACGACATCAAGAATGAGCTTTCCCAAAAGCGCTTCGAGCTGACGGAGCTGATGCGACAGGACGAGCCGGATCCCGACGCTGTGGAGCTGAAAATCGCCGAGATCGCGGACCTCCAGCGTGAACTGGAGCAGATGATCGCCGAGCAGATGATGGAGGTGCACGCCGTCCTGACCCCGGAGCAGGCCGAGATATTCACCACACACATGGAGGAGCGGCTCTGTCCCGGCGGCGGGTACGGCATGGGACGGGGACGGTGGGACGACGAGTACGACACCGACGATGATTTTAGGGGCAAGGGCAAGGGAAAGGGCTGGCGAAATCAGAACAAAAACAACGGATCCGGCTATGGATCCGGCAAGGGATATTGTCCCTGA
- a CDS encoding iron ABC transporter permease → MNQRRKLIITVPLLLLAVAVTALIAAGVGAVHIPIRDAVLSIFRPDSVSPETLTIIRELRLPRIIVGLLVGGGLALAGIVFQALLRNPLADPYILGVSSGAAVGVVTASLLGLGGVFWASKLFAFAGAMTTVIIVFRIARIKERLYPHTMLLTGVIVNAFFSAAIMFFISIARSDQIYSIFFWLMGNLALSSMGEALVLGIVFVCVSVIVFYHARNMNLLLGGDESAASLGVEVERTKLVLFVAASALTAVVVSAAGVVGFVGLIVPHMLRMVLGADHRALIPTAVLFGGLFLVVADTAARTVIAPLELPVGVLTALFGAPFFIYLLRREL, encoded by the coding sequence ATGAATCAGAGACGTAAGCTCATCATCACCGTGCCGCTTCTGCTTTTAGCCGTGGCGGTGACGGCGCTGATCGCCGCCGGTGTGGGCGCGGTTCATATCCCTATCCGGGATGCGGTTCTGTCGATTTTCCGTCCTGATTCCGTCTCCCCCGAGACGCTTACCATCATCCGGGAGCTCAGGCTTCCCCGGATCATCGTGGGGCTTTTGGTGGGGGGCGGCCTGGCGCTTGCCGGGATTGTCTTCCAGGCGCTGCTCAGAAATCCCCTGGCGGATCCATACATCCTGGGTGTTTCCAGCGGCGCGGCGGTGGGTGTGGTGACGGCGTCGCTTTTGGGGCTGGGAGGGGTGTTTTGGGCGTCGAAGCTGTTCGCCTTTGCCGGGGCCATGACCACCGTGATCATCGTATTCCGCATCGCCCGTATCAAGGAGCGGCTCTATCCCCACACGATGCTTTTGACCGGCGTGATCGTGAACGCATTCTTCTCCGCGGCGATCATGTTTTTCATCTCCATCGCCCGGAGCGACCAGATATACAGCATCTTTTTCTGGCTGATGGGAAATCTGGCTCTCTCCTCCATGGGGGAAGCACTGGTGCTGGGGATAGTGTTTGTCTGTGTCTCCGTGATCGTCTTCTACCATGCCCGGAACATGAATCTCCTCCTGGGCGGCGACGAGTCGGCGGCGTCTCTGGGGGTGGAGGTGGAGAGGACCAAGCTGGTGCTGTTCGTTGCGGCGTCGGCGCTGACGGCGGTGGTGGTTTCCGCCGCCGGGGTGGTCGGCTTCGTGGGATTGATCGTCCCCCACATGCTGAGGATGGTCCTGGGGGCGGATCACCGGGCGCTCATCCCCACGGCGGTGCTCTTCGGCGGTCTGTTTCTGGTCGTCGCCGATACCGCCGCCCGGACGGTCATCGCCCCCCTGGAGCTGCCGGTGGGAGTGCTGACGGCTTTGTTCGGGGCGCCCTTTTTCATCTACCTTTTGCGGAGGGAGCTGTGA
- a CDS encoding RNA polymerase sigma factor, producing MTDIDLDQKLMKAAAEGDTNSFGELVRRHQGAVINYFFRYTQNIETARELSQEVFLRIYEARRRYRPTAKFTTYLFRVAHNLAINKVIAKKRPVSVPMETDDPDTVDPIVASENDNPEQAALVAEESRFIEDALSTLSERERSVLIMKYTLDMSYTEIAEATGDSESAVDSLLIRAKRKLKRELEKRDVTAPSENV from the coding sequence ATGACCGACATCGACCTGGATCAGAAACTCATGAAGGCCGCAGCAGAGGGGGATACGAATTCCTTCGGCGAACTGGTGCGCCGTCACCAGGGGGCTGTCATCAACTATTTTTTTCGATATACCCAAAACATCGAAACCGCCCGGGAGCTGAGCCAGGAGGTATTCCTGCGCATATATGAAGCCAGGAGGCGCTATCGCCCCACGGCGAAGTTCACCACGTATCTCTTTCGCGTGGCCCACAACCTGGCCATCAACAAGGTCATCGCAAAAAAGCGCCCCGTCTCCGTTCCGATGGAGACCGACGATCCGGACACCGTCGATCCAATCGTCGCATCAGAGAACGACAATCCTGAACAAGCGGCCCTGGTCGCCGAGGAGTCCCGATTCATCGAGGACGCGCTTTCGACCCTGTCTGAAAGGGAGCGCTCCGTTCTGATAATGAAATATACCCTTGATATGAGCTATACCGAGATCGCCGAGGCGACGGGTGACAGCGAATCCGCGGTGGATTCTCTTCTGATACGGGCAAAAAGGAAGCTCAAACGCGAGCTGGAAAAGCGGGACGTCACCGCACCGAGCGAAAATGTGTAA
- a CDS encoding zf-HC2 domain-containing protein: MKTKHRKFEKLLSAYLFGELDEKEAERLESHLARCEDCARALRREKQLHRTLSGALAHRTIDPEFDITDLVLGKIREIEGRKSIADRISNMFDMRLRHAAAYALAASIGLAAGVLPLFTFLTPSVATPEPQTDPLAVEYLMDAPPQSLTAFYFDREVTDE; encoded by the coding sequence ATGAAAACGAAACATAGAAAGTTTGAAAAGCTCCTGTCCGCATATCTCTTCGGAGAACTGGACGAGAAGGAGGCCGAGCGGCTGGAGAGTCACCTGGCCCGGTGCGAAGACTGCGCCCGGGCGCTCAGGCGCGAAAAGCAGCTGCATCGCACGCTTTCCGGGGCCCTGGCGCACCGCACGATTGATCCCGAGTTCGACATCACAGATCTCGTTCTTGGGAAAATCAGGGAGATCGAGGGGAGGAAATCCATCGCCGATCGCATCTCGAACATGTTCGATATGCGTTTACGGCACGCCGCGGCCTACGCGCTGGCCGCATCCATCGGCCTGGCCGCGGGCGTTCTGCCGCTCTTTACCTTTCTTACGCCGTCCGTCGCAACTCCCGAGCCCCAGACCGATCCCCTGGCCGTCGAATACCTGATGGACGCACCGCCCCAATCCCTGACGGCCTTCTATTTCGACCGGGAGGTGACCGATGAGTAG
- a CDS encoding family 10 glycosylhydrolase, with amino-acid sequence MQRLSYDPKNPIYSIFDEEFSLEIFTMENVFGLDPERTEVKIEGDKALVTARGLTWAGGQEKCDGGAMLLVEKTESGLRFKVEAAHQEKLRSVKVILPGRRGGAVTSDYAQDMPILEGGMVYEYPHWHAFMLRMPLVMLKNGGEYTYFLSKDERVTARRFGFFHRQDDPELIDVELIYEAPATGFGEIIVTPAWEMGVTTDPRSVAELYLAWAAETYGFSPFEKREDVPDWFRDISLIVSIHGMHFSGYVFNTYREMLNTIKWFAERMEGKRILAYLPGWEGRYYWQYGDYRPDPRLGGQDGFKRLVEGAHELGVNLMPMFGANCTNSGHPDFPDYGPISRLHDASGTRFVGNKPDWSGDRAYDPGWQIWLNPGAPAWKDKLVESLSDLIDQYGFRAVFLDTHFTWTNDPYYDVFEGYRAIKSELKSAYPDLLLAGERWYDALLSITPLFQMDGPANWEDIYAKYALATPHLSTPSPCRGSTGVHEDGYLPFAMPEREPGVIPMVTVVDGTLAAAPDRLMDYIKLAEVFEAGRKK; translated from the coding sequence ATGCAGCGATTGAGCTATGACCCGAAGAATCCGATCTATTCGATCTTCGATGAGGAGTTCTCCCTGGAAATCTTCACCATGGAGAACGTGTTCGGCTTGGACCCCGAACGTACCGAGGTCAAGATCGAGGGTGACAAGGCCCTGGTGACCGCTCGGGGCCTTACCTGGGCGGGGGGACAGGAGAAGTGCGACGGCGGGGCGATGCTGCTTGTGGAAAAGACGGAAAGCGGGCTTCGGTTCAAGGTGGAGGCGGCGCATCAGGAGAAACTTCGCTCGGTCAAGGTAATCCTGCCGGGTCGAAGGGGAGGAGCCGTCACCAGCGATTACGCCCAGGACATGCCGATCCTCGAGGGGGGCATGGTCTATGAATATCCGCACTGGCACGCCTTTATGCTGCGCATGCCGTTGGTTATGTTGAAAAACGGCGGAGAATACACCTACTTCCTCTCGAAGGATGAGCGGGTGACGGCCCGGAGGTTCGGATTCTTCCATCGCCAGGACGACCCGGAGCTTATAGACGTGGAATTGATTTACGAGGCGCCCGCCACCGGATTCGGGGAGATTATCGTCACCCCGGCCTGGGAGATGGGGGTGACGACCGACCCCCGCAGCGTCGCGGAACTCTACCTCGCCTGGGCCGCCGAAACGTACGGGTTCAGTCCGTTTGAGAAGAGGGAAGACGTGCCGGACTGGTTTCGGGATATCAGCCTCATCGTCTCGATTCACGGCATGCATTTTTCCGGCTACGTCTTCAACACCTACAGGGAGATGCTCAATACCATCAAATGGTTCGCCGAGCGTATGGAGGGAAAGAGGATTCTCGCCTACCTCCCCGGCTGGGAGGGCCGCTACTACTGGCAGTATGGGGATTACCGCCCCGATCCGCGCCTGGGGGGACAGGACGGGTTCAAGCGGCTGGTGGAAGGCGCCCATGAGCTGGGGGTCAACCTGATGCCGATGTTCGGTGCCAACTGCACGAACAGCGGACACCCGGATTTTCCTGACTACGGTCCCATCTCCCGGCTCCACGATGCATCGGGCACCCGTTTTGTGGGCAACAAGCCGGACTGGAGCGGCGATCGCGCCTACGACCCGGGCTGGCAGATATGGCTCAATCCGGGCGCCCCGGCCTGGAAGGACAAGCTGGTCGAGTCGTTGTCGGATCTCATCGATCAGTACGGATTCAGGGCGGTGTTTCTGGATACCCACTTCACCTGGACGAATGATCCCTATTACGACGTCTTTGAGGGATATCGCGCCATCAAGAGCGAGCTGAAGAGCGCGTATCCGGATCTCCTGCTGGCAGGAGAGCGCTGGTATGACGCGCTTCTTTCCATCACGCCGCTGTTTCAGATGGACGGGCCGGCCAACTGGGAGGATATCTATGCGAAGTACGCCCTGGCGACGCCGCACCTTTCAACGCCGTCACCCTGCCGAGGGAGCACAGGCGTTCACGAGGACGGATATCTCCCCTTCGCCATGCCCGAGCGAGAGCCCGGAGTGATCCCGATGGTGACCGTTGTGGACGGGACCCTGGCGGCGGCGCCGGACCGGCTGATGGACTATATCAAGCTCGCGGAGGTGTTCGAGGCGGGGAGGAAGAAGTAA
- a CDS encoding C39 family peptidase — MNERTRRFVVWAMCVVFVMSVVPAAAGDSMLLDISDTYWDPEREDNGEGWCGEACLEMAMAYYGVDISQKEINEAAVDRTPGLIEENIDQAMDALGVTYVIWDDEESDLDLFLEWIREGLRRGHPVLVGTKIYPDEHPRWFVDHFVLVVGFDERGLVMNTQFDLDGKIHVSYAQLKSWDDGYSFASRHDTYFGRVITGVDTNRGPSGGQNPGAGRVR, encoded by the coding sequence ATGAATGAGCGAACACGCCGTTTTGTGGTATGGGCGATGTGTGTTGTGTTTGTGATGTCGGTTGTCCCGGCCGCGGCCGGGGATTCGATGCTCCTCGACATCTCTGACACGTATTGGGACCCGGAGCGGGAAGACAACGGGGAAGGATGGTGTGGGGAGGCGTGCCTGGAAATGGCCATGGCGTATTACGGGGTGGACATTTCTCAGAAGGAGATCAACGAGGCGGCCGTGGATCGTACGCCGGGCCTGATCGAGGAAAACATCGACCAGGCCATGGATGCCCTGGGCGTTACCTATGTGATCTGGGACGACGAGGAGAGTGATCTGGATCTGTTTTTAGAGTGGATTCGGGAAGGACTTCGGCGTGGGCATCCCGTGCTCGTGGGCACCAAGATCTATCCGGATGAGCACCCGAGGTGGTTTGTGGATCATTTCGTGCTTGTGGTGGGCTTTGACGAGCGCGGGCTGGTGATGAACACCCAGTTCGATCTGGACGGCAAAATCCATGTATCCTATGCTCAACTAAAGTCTTGGGACGACGGATATTCCTTTGCCAGCAGGCATGATACGTATTTCGGCAGGGTAATCACGGGAGTAGACACGAATAGAGGCCCCTCCGGCGGGCAGAATCCCGGGGCGGGGAGAGTCAGATGA
- a CDS encoding DUF1571 domain-containing protein: protein MKRIPIFLIIMLCAAYPVCADMYSVKTDDLPLSNDVTMALSLLEDALETARGLEDYQVTLFKRERIDGILGEEERMTFKWRRPFSVYVRVEEGGDKGQEIIYVKGEYEDKMIVSPGGILGGMTLKIAPDSGIVTKNNRHIITEAGITPTLERIISIIVTDSENPSSPIRVEYHDHILFQEKPCNLIRVHENSYAYLTEIYLYRDTLLPAAFISYNEAGELIESYRYQDYLINIGLGEDDFDPDNDEYNF, encoded by the coding sequence ATGAAACGGATACCGATTTTTCTGATAATCATGCTCTGTGCGGCGTATCCGGTATGCGCCGATATGTATTCCGTAAAAACCGATGATCTTCCCTTGTCGAATGATGTCACAATGGCCCTGTCACTTCTGGAGGATGCGCTGGAGACGGCCCGGGGACTTGAGGATTATCAGGTGACGCTGTTCAAGCGGGAGCGGATCGACGGGATCCTGGGCGAGGAGGAACGGATGACCTTCAAGTGGAGGCGGCCCTTCTCCGTGTATGTCCGGGTGGAGGAGGGAGGTGACAAGGGGCAGGAAATCATCTATGTGAAGGGCGAGTATGAAGACAAGATGATTGTCAGTCCCGGAGGGATCCTCGGCGGGATGACGCTGAAAATCGCCCCGGACAGCGGCATCGTCACCAAAAACAACCGCCATATCATCACCGAGGCGGGTATCACTCCCACCCTTGAGCGGATCATATCGATCATCGTCACGGATTCGGAGAACCCGTCGTCTCCCATTCGGGTGGAGTATCACGATCATATTTTGTTTCAGGAGAAGCCGTGCAACCTGATACGGGTACATGAAAACAGCTACGCGTATCTGACCGAGATATATTTGTACCGGGACACCCTGCTCCCCGCCGCCTTCATATCATATAATGAGGCAGGAGAGCTGATCGAGTCCTACCGGTATCAGGATTACCTGATCAATATCGGGCTCGGCGAAGATGATTTCGACCCGGACAACGACGAATACAATTTTTAG
- a CDS encoding cobalamin-binding protein — MYRHLICAVIIFALVVSAGVSCRAGEARSLIDQMGREVTVPENPGRIVSLAPNITEILFALDAGDRVVGVTVFSDYPEAAASIPVVGTYITPNLEVIVALKPDLVIATADGDKQEPLAILETFGIPVYVINPKGVDDVIDTVIEIGELVGEGEEARKIADEMQGVIRDVEERVKDLEPVSVLMALDIEPVITVGTEAFAHELIERAGGVNAAGSRKIRYPRISLEAVIAAAPEVIIIPSMSFEADTERALAFFAAYPTIPAVMTGRIHVIEADIVTRPGPRIVEGLFNLAALLHPDAFKDMPDDESET, encoded by the coding sequence ATGTACAGACATCTCATTTGTGCGGTTATCATTTTTGCGCTTGTGGTATCAGCGGGCGTCTCGTGCCGTGCCGGGGAGGCGAGGTCCCTCATCGACCAGATGGGCCGGGAGGTGACGGTGCCTGAAAACCCAGGGCGCATCGTCTCCCTGGCCCCGAACATCACGGAGATTCTCTTCGCCCTGGATGCCGGGGATCGGGTTGTGGGTGTGACCGTCTTCTCGGACTACCCGGAGGCTGCGGCCTCGATCCCGGTGGTGGGGACGTACATCACCCCGAACCTCGAAGTGATCGTGGCCCTGAAGCCGGACCTGGTCATCGCCACCGCCGACGGCGATAAACAGGAGCCCCTGGCGATTCTCGAAACATTCGGCATCCCGGTGTATGTGATCAATCCGAAGGGCGTCGATGATGTGATCGACACGGTCATTGAGATCGGCGAACTGGTGGGAGAGGGTGAGGAGGCGCGGAAGATCGCAGACGAGATGCAAGGCGTCATCCGTGATGTGGAGGAGCGGGTGAAGGACCTCGAGCCGGTATCGGTGCTGATGGCGCTGGATATCGAGCCGGTGATTACCGTCGGGACGGAGGCCTTCGCCCACGAGCTCATCGAGCGCGCCGGCGGAGTGAACGCCGCCGGCTCCCGGAAGATACGCTATCCCCGGATTTCCCTCGAAGCGGTGATTGCCGCGGCGCCGGAGGTGATCATCATTCCCTCCATGTCGTTCGAGGCGGATACCGAGCGGGCCCTCGCCTTCTTCGCCGCCTATCCGACCATTCCCGCGGTGATGACCGGAAGAATCCACGTGATCGAGGCGGATATCGTCACCCGCCCCGGTCCCAGGATCGTGGAGGGTCTTTTCAATTTGGCTGCTCTTCTTCACCCGGACGCTTTTAAAGATATGCCCGACGATGAATCAGAGACGTAA
- a CDS encoding ABC transporter ATP-binding protein → MIETQTVRFRYRDDWVIRDASITIDDGENVAVIGPNGSGKSTLLKILAGLLVPQNGRVLLSGVEISGLSRRKISQKIALVSQDGGGDFPFSVRDVVLMGRAPYLSGFALEKRGDYERAEWAMRVTDLTALQDRLMMELSGGERQRACIARALAQDTDLLLLDEPTAYLDIGHQVAVSGLLRRLHREYRKTVVSVTHDINLASTFFDRVILMSDGAVLADGTPNDVIREEYIRDVYHTEVLVDTNPIYDRPRVTLLDTKREV, encoded by the coding sequence ATGATAGAGACACAGACCGTCCGCTTCCGGTACCGCGACGACTGGGTCATTCGTGATGCCAGTATAACCATAGACGATGGGGAAAACGTGGCCGTCATCGGGCCGAACGGGTCCGGCAAGAGCACGCTGTTGAAAATCCTCGCGGGGCTCCTCGTCCCCCAGAACGGGCGGGTGCTGCTTTCGGGTGTTGAGATTTCGGGGCTTTCCCGGCGGAAGATATCCCAAAAGATCGCCCTGGTCTCTCAGGATGGGGGCGGCGATTTCCCCTTCAGTGTCCGGGACGTGGTCCTCATGGGTCGGGCGCCCTATCTTTCCGGGTTCGCCCTGGAGAAGCGGGGGGATTACGAGCGGGCCGAGTGGGCAATGCGGGTGACGGATCTTACGGCTCTTCAGGATCGACTGATGATGGAGCTTTCCGGAGGAGAGCGGCAGCGGGCCTGTATCGCCCGGGCCCTGGCCCAGGATACGGATCTTTTGCTCCTCGACGAGCCGACGGCGTATCTTGACATCGGCCACCAGGTCGCCGTGTCCGGTCTTCTCAGGCGTCTTCATCGGGAGTACCGAAAGACCGTCGTCTCCGTCACCCACGATATCAACCTGGCCTCGACCTTTTTCGATCGGGTGATATTGATGTCGGACGGCGCGGTGCTTGCGGATGGAACGCCGAATGATGTGATTCGGGAAGAATATATACGGGATGTCTATCACACCGAGGTGCTGGTCGATACAAATCCGATATACGACCGGCCCCGGGTAACCCTTTTGGATACAAAAAGGGAGGTATAG